CAACCCTTGGCTCCCCACCAGGACGTGACGCCGCTGCAGATCGTCTTCCCAAACACAGCACTGCGCCTCCAGGCGCTGCTGGATTTTGAGGATGAGGATGACGAGAAGCGGCTGGCTGGGGATGAGTGGCTCTTCGAGGGCCCAGGTGGGTATGGGTGCGGCCCATGGGCCAGTCCAGGTGTCCGGCGGGTGGGCATGCTCAGAATAAAGCACGCCTTGTTTTGGCCCCTTTGTGACAGGGACCTACATACCCCGGAAGGAGGTGGAGGTGCTGGAGACGGTGAAGGCCACGGTGATCAGGGAAAACCAGGCCATCCGTCTCCGAGCCCGCAAGGAAGGCACAGACAGGGGGGGCGTCCACAGGGTCACAGGTAAGTGCCCAAACCCCCACCTTCTCTCCTGCCCCTGTGTGACTCAGACCTACAGCTCTCAGCTGATTGGTCCCTTTTCTGCATGTCACTCAGGGGAGGAGTGGATGGTGAAAAAGGTGGGAGCATACCTGCCAGGGGTCTATGAGGAGGTGATGGACATCGTCAATGCTTTCATCCTGACCGACAAGGTGAGTCTGTACCAGCACGTGCCAGCGAGTCAGGGCCCACATCGCGGGCACACAGCTGTCAGGGAGCCAGCCTAGGTAGACTGTGAGGAATAGATGCAAAATACAAGCGTGTCCAGTGATGCCAAGGGATTCTTACTAAGGAGTAGCTGCTGAAGATGGAGAAGGTGACCCGTCATTACCCTGAGGGCCCCAGCGTTCCTGGATGGAGATGGTGTTGATGTTTCAAGCTGCATGATGATGTAGGGGTGACTGGGAAGGCAAGAAACTGGGGCTTGACAGGCCTACtctgtgggctaagcctctgtgtctgtgatcagaaggttgctggtttgagcccgaCCCTGCCACGTCTGCGAGTCTTTGAGCGAGGCCCTTGCAcccctccccagctccctgggtacTGCTACGGGTGGCTGTCCTTCACGGCCAGCTTGCACTTACCTACAGagagcggggtggggggtgtgtgtgaaGAAAATGtctccacagggatcaataaagtgtcatttattaaattaaaattctAGGGCTGTAtgatatcctcctgagaccccacccattcatttatgtccattgtagtggacattttgtttttgcatccatcttttcactgatgttgggaaacataTTTACTCCTCTTGTAAActagaggacatgctgtgaaattaaaaattaaaataaatgtaaaaaatctaaattgtaagttgtcttatttcctccaaagacaaataacctaaaattgaagggcACTTTcctccttgggtctcaggaggatattggAAATTTTCAAATATCGCGATGTGACTTTATTGTAATAAAATATTGGGGCATTTATAAAGTAAAAAAGGAGTTaaaaatttctcacaaacctgtcaaggagtgatttaaacggcaaggatgaaaatgctTATGATTGTCTCTGAGAACGCGTGCAGCGCTCctgcaaaagcagtggaggtaaaTTTTAAATTGATTATTTAAATGTGAACTAGATAGTCATGAAAAGGAATAGGCCTAATCATTAAGACTGCAAATCttgctaaatatttttttcctgaaatggTTTAAGGAAACTTAAACCCTTTGTTCTATAATCTCAACCTAGCTAACTTGCAGTCATTGCAGCGtaagaattgtatgtgcataaAATGTGACGTTGATATTAATATCTTGCCACGCCCAGCCATAAAATGAACTACATtgttcaaattcagtacaaaatacgcTGCTTtgcgttgtgatgtcattcagcgccaataccagtttttacaccagtagaaaaccaacaccttgaagtaccctactttttttggtaatttaaaattttttttttttttgaagtaccaaaagtacggtacctggtgtggtggacaAACGCCCAAAGGTCCCTCATTGAGGCTACAGTGCCATTGAGACAGACCAAAAGCCGTCCCTGTGGCACTAAGCTGAGAGAAGCTGAACAAGAGGAGCTGTAATATGAGAAGAGATGTCCGCAATGCAGCTCTTGTAGATCCTGGGGTGGCTACAGTATTCAGGAGGCTGGTCTGGCTCCGAAAGCGGGTGGGTGAGAGGGTACAGGAGGTTATTCTGTGTGACAAAATCAGAAACTCGATTGAGGACAGAACGTTCACAGGCAACGTGGGAGGCCGTGCAGGGCCTCTGCTCAAACCCTGAGCCACCGTTCTGTCAGTGTCGGGCTTGCTGCTGAATTCTCTCCATTGTCACTCCAGCCCTGACTCTCACGTTTGTCtttttgtttccccccccccagaaagcaCTGCATGTGCGTGCCCTGCGCCCATTCCGCGATGCGGGCGGTCGCGAGCGCCGCACGGGGGAGGAGTGGCTGGTAACGGTGGCCGATCGCGAGGCGCACATTCCGTCGGTGGCCGAGGAGGTGGTGGGTGTGGTGGATGTGACCACGCTGAGCAGCCGGCAATACTGCGTCATCCTGGACCCCGTGGGGGGTGATGGGAAGCCCCAGCTGGGCCAGCGGAAGGTGGTCAAGGTGTGAGAGTCACCGCCATGGCCTTCCTGCCTTCTGATGGCTCAAGGTCTATGACACTGACCCCCTACCCCATTCGCTTCCCCCAGGGCGAGCGCTCCTTCTTCCTGCAGCCTGGCGAGCATCTGGAGAACGGAATCCAAGACATCTACATCCTGTCTGCAGAGGAGGGGCTGGTTCTCCGGGCTTTGGAGGCTTTCATGGATACCGAGGCAGTGGAGGTGGGGGGTGATTCAGGAGAGGGAGAGGTAGATGGAGGAAGGGGGTTTTAAGagtctttctctctttttcacCCCAGCCTGCTGTTCATTTAATGCCCAATATTATATTCATCTTTTAGGAGGATGAACTGAAGGAAGAGGGGGTGAGCCAGTCGAAAAAAGGTGGGGTGGTCCGTCGCCCCGGCGACCGCTGGATGCTGCAGGGCCCCATCGAATATGTGCCTCCGGTCACCGTGGAGGTGCTGATGCGCCGGCAGGCCATCCCACTGGACGAGAATGAGGGAATCTACGTGCGGGACATCAGGACGGGGAAGGTGAGGGCAACTGAGCTGGAGTGAGCAAGCGACAAACCACGGGCAGCAGGGGAGGGAAGGAGGGTGACAAGCTAAcgcccagccctgtgcccccccccccatccccttaCCCCATGGATATCATCAGGTCCGTGCCGTGATTGGTCACACCTACATCCTGACCCAAGACGAGGAGCTGTGGGAGAAGGAGCTCCCGGACAAGGTGGAGACGCTCCTGGGCTCGGGCCGGGACGCCCTGGCAGACCGCTCACACAGGGGGGGTCCAAATGAGGACAGGATGCCGAGGGACAAGACCCGGGTGGTGTCCTACCGGGTGCCCCACAATGCCGCCGTGCAGGTGTACGACTACAGGGAGAAGACGGCCAGGTAtgcacacgcccccccccctgccgctGCCTCCCTATCTCACTATCCCACTCTGAGCCGGTGCGGTGTTTCCGGGTCCTTCCCCATCCCCCAGGGTGGTGTTCGGGCCTGAGATGGTGATGCTGGGACCAGATGAGCAGTTCACGGTGCTGTCGCTGTCTGGGGACAAGCCCAAACGGCCAAACGTCATCAAGGCGCTGTGCCTACTGCTGGGGCCCGACTTCTGCACCGACATCATCACCATCGAGACTGCCGACCACGCCCGCCTGCAGCTCCAACTCTCCTACAACTGGTACGGCCCGTGCCAGCGCCTCCAGAAGGGGGTGCTTGTGCCCATCCTGTTCCCTGCCCTGCTCACCTCCCCCATCCCTCCTCCTCTCAGGCACTTTGACATCAAGCCGCAGTCAGACCCGGCACAGGCAGCGACCCTCTTCTCGGTGCCGGACTTTGTGGGCGACGCCTGCAAGGCCATCGCGTCCCGGGTGCGAGGAGCTGTGGCGTCCGTGCAGTTCGACGACTTCCacaaggtgcccccccccccccccacagttccCTCCATGCCAGTCCCCCCTCCTCTGCAGTTCTGACCCGTCCTCCCACCCTCCTTCCAGAACTCGAACAGGATCATCTGCACGGCCGTCTTCGGCTTTGACGACAAGCTAGCGGTGCGGCCCAACCTACGCTTCAGCCAGAACGGCCTGGTCATCAGCAGCGTGGACATACAGTCGGTGGAACCGGTGGACCAGCGGACACGGGACGCGCTGCAGAAGAGCGTGCAGCTGGCCATCGAGATCACCACTAACTCCCAGGAGGCCACTGCGCGGTgcgcaccccccaccccctcagctCCAGCCTGGGCTCTAACTTCCGTTTGCATGAGATCCTGGCTTCCTGCAGCCTTCAAAGACTCCCCCTCCACCCCTCCATACCCAAAGCTCCTCtaatttgccccccccccccccccagtcgcCCCCTGAACAGACTGACTGATTCCCTGCCCCCCCTTGTTCTCTCTCTTGATGAAAGCATCTTCACAGGTCCTGGCCTGGCTGGTAGGTGAGGATTTGGTAGCGGATGCTAACAGGAAGTGTCTCCCTGCAGGTGCTCGGTGGCCCCCACCATGCCGGCTGGGACGTGCGGGGGGGTGACACTCCctttctctcgctctctctcttcctctctgctACTTCTCATGCAGTTTTGCTACAGTTGATCATTTTTGTGTAATTCACTGGAGCTTCTTGGGACACTACTGGGGAAGCATAAGCCCTGTACATCAATAGCCCCACACCCTCgctgaccacgcccacctcTCTCCACAGCCACGAGGCTGAGCGGCTGGAGCAGGAGGCCAAGGGCCGCCTGGAGCGCCAGAAGATCATGGACCAGGCGGAGGCTGAGCGGGCCCGCAAGGAGCTGCTGGAGCTGGAGGCGCTCAGGTAACTGCAGCGCCACCTTCAGGCAGAATGCCTTTCTCATCAATCCATCCGCCTCGTGTATCTCTGCGTGAGCACCTTCCAAagcgtgtgtctgcgtgtgcatCCTACCCCCAGCGCGGCTGTGGAGAGTACCGGTGCGGCCAAGGCCGAAGCCCAGTCCCGCGCCGAGGCAGCCCGCATCCAGGGCGAGGCGGCCGTCGAGGAGGCCAAGCTCAAGGTGGAAGCCCTCAGGATCGAGGGGGTGAGGATTCTCCCCACGTCTACACTCCCACATTCAGTACTTAAAGGGTTCAGTTAATAGGTTAAATCTATGGAAACCACTTGGATGAATATTTCCAGCCTCCATTCAGCTTCCCCTTTCAGTCCCCAGTGATGGGTCATGCTCACCCTGTCCAGCAGCACTGTGGTTTTCTTCAAATTCAGTGTCATGCTGCTGACAGAGCCAGCTCTGTCCCCATTCCCCCCCCAGGAGGCGGAGCTGGCCCGTCTGGCCAAGGCACGCGAACAGGAACTGAACTACAAGCTGCAGCTGAACCAGCAGGAGTGGCAGAAGCAGGAGAAGCTGGCACAGATTGAGATGGTGCGCTTCAAGGACATGATGCAGAGCCTGGGCGCCGACACCCTCAAGGAGATGTCCAGGGCAGGACCTGAGCTACAGGTAACGCCACCCCCCAGCGTGAAGCCCCACAGGGCAAGTCCTGAGCTGTAGGCACAGGCTCTGCTCCTGAGCCCAGAGAAGTCCACACACCCCAGCTTTCCTGTTTCACTGATCCTAACTCCCTACAGCTTTCAAAGCACCTCCCCCCTTAATTTGCACTCCAAGTTGCCTCCTCTAAACATGTCCGTGGTCTTTTAATGGGGGCATCTTAGCAGCTCCTGGCTGAGGTAGCGGATGCTGGCAGAAAGAGTCTCCCTGCAGGGACCTGCTCCTCCTTTCATCCTGCCGCTTCCTGTCCTGTGTGTTCGGGACTCTGACTCCCTCTCTTCTGCCCCCTCAGGTGAAGCTGCTCCAGTCACTGGGTCTTAAATCCACCCTGATTACAGATGGGTCAGCTCCCATCAACCTCTTCAGTACCGCGAGCGGCCTGCTGGGTAACCTGCAGGGCAAGGTGGAGTGAGACGACGGGAAGGGAGGAACTGTCCAGCCAGTGTGGAAACCAAAGCCGAATATGCCTGCTGCCCAGAAGTGCTCCGAAACACTACCCTGATACTGATATGCTACTTACAGGGAAAAGCCTCATTGTTCAGATTGTGCCTTAAGATGTAACctttaaacataaatataaGCAAGTATAAAATCTCCATTGAAGCAGTCACTCTGTCTGTGCTGTGACCCCTGCACCCTCCTGAATACTTGAGGATCACCTGATTTGTGTATTAATGATGCACATGCTCACTGAGCACATCTAACCACAAGaggaaaatcattttaaatattaccCATGTGAAAAAAGTCATGAGATGAAGATGCCACTATAAGATTATTATAAACAAGTTTATTAGAAAGACAAAGGAGACGCATTGTATAAAAGTATTATTTACAAAATCAGTTGTGTGGGTTGGAATCCTCTCCCCCAAGGGATCAGTGTGCAGAACTGAAAATGAATCCCAGAAACGTACGTTGGCCGGGCAATGCTTTCTGGTGATGAGTGGAGGAGCCTGCTGTCTGGCACCTTCTGGTCTGTCCATTAACAGCCCCGTCTGCCCTGCCCCCTGCTTCCCAAACAAAGGGCCGGTGACCCAAGCAGCTGCCTGCTCAGTAGCGCCTCTGTCTGGGGGAGAAAATGGCGCTGGGGTCGCTGTCACGCTCCCTCTccttttctctctccttctgtGAGTTTGGGGACAGGCGCCCCCCTGCATCCCCTGGCCGGCCCCTCTCGGTCCTGAAGAGGTCACGGCCTGTGCGCAGAATGTGCTCCTCCATCTTGCGGTGCCTCTTCATGTCGGACAGCACCTTGTCCAGCCGGGCCTCCCGGCGCACGGTAGAACGGCCTGAGGAGCCTGCAAAAGAGTGGGGTCAGACCATGGGGCCCAAATACATGCATGGGGGATGTGGCTCACAGGGACCTTGGCGCCAGCATGCAGATCTACATGACAGCGGAAGTACCTGGCAGTCGGCGTCGGTTGATGTAGGTGTTCTTGGGCGTGGTGAGTGAAGGCTCATCATCAAAGTCAAATTCTGTGGGACTGGGGATCCTGAGGACAGACGAGAGTGTTACACACCATAGGCCGTGCTTGGCCTGTGGAGACCCAGCCTGGGTTCTCATTTGCCTATcttccccaccccccataaAACCTCCATGTAAAGTGCTCCTCTGCAATGCAAAGCTGCATGCTGCCCTGCATTTGCATGGAGCTCCAGCTCTCCCCCCTCATTCCCCACACTCACTTGCGCTGGCGCTCCTCCTTCTCTCGCTCCTCCTCAGAGTCACCGGCATCTCTCTCAGGTGAGGGCGTGTACTGTGGGGTGAGAGGACGCCGCGGCAGGGGGATCCAGTTCAGCTCCAGACCATCCCCCTTGGCTAGGATCTCGTACAGGCGCTTGACTTCCAAAGGCGGAGGCGTCCAGTTCTTGGGATCCTCTATTTCCTCATCACTGCATGGCACCTCCCATTCCTCCTCTTCCTGTTCTGTATTTACACTTTCCTGCTTTCCATCATCCTTCATTTCTTGATCATACCCGTCCTCTGTCGCTTCTTCCTTGTCACTGACTAAACCGGACGCGTAAGGGATTTCATTAGCATTAGATTAACGTTCAAATACACAGCGACTTGTTAGTAGATACAATTACTGGTGTACCTTTTCTCTCTCCATCGTTCTCTGTCTCCTCATTTGTTTCGGTTTCCTCTTCCACCGGTTCGTCTCGTTCTTTGTCTACTTCCACCTTCCCCTCCCTCGCTGACTCCGTTTCCTTCTTGTCCCCGACCCCCAGAGATTCCAGACCCTCTGCCACAGACTGCATCACCTGGCAGAAGTAGGGTGACAGATGCATGAAACTGTAATCAAGGACTGCAAAATGCGTCTAAGCCCCAAAAGCAAAGCGAAGACGACATTACCTGTGGCCGATTAATAACTAGATAGAAACAACATATCCTGTCCACCTACCTTTGCTCAGCTTGGACTTAAAcgtacaaataaacaaacaatatcGGAACACAATGGAATGACATTTATAGATGTAATTATTCCGTATTCACTGATGTTTACAATTTGAAActgccattttaaaataaaagtttaaatatccCATGAATTTTTACATTTGAATTCGTGTAAGaattaaattatatattaaGTGATAAATACCAATGCTTCTCGGTTTTTAATGAGCAGACCTCTTCTTTCAATCGAATTGTTATTGTAAAAGTACAGGACTCCGTCACGTTATTTGTGCGTCGACAGGTGTGATTGGTCAAAGATACGTTCAGGACGGACGCTTTGCTTATGACGTTTTGCGCCGTGATTGGTCGGCTATACGTcgcaaaattttaaaattattgttGGAGAGGTCCTGCAGCGGTGAAATTGTGTAGAGCTGTGGGAATGATGGTTTAGGTAAATATTCATAGTCTTCACCctttcaaagttttttttttaacgtcgCGTTCCATATTTTCAAATATCGGTATTATAAAGGCCCCAGCTTTGAAGAGCCAGCAGACGGTGAGTGTGCTTCGGGTCACCGAGCGAGTACTTCATGGGAGGTTTAAAGGCCTCCGGATGGCCTGATGGGAGCTGCCGTTTGAGATGTAGAGCAATACCGCTGCATGTCTCTGTTATTTGATGTAGCCACGAAACTGTTTTGCTGGTTTTTTATAGACTGGACACCATTACTCtcgtttctgtgtgtttttttttttttttt
This genomic window from Paramormyrops kingsleyae isolate MSU_618 chromosome 22, PKINGS_0.4, whole genome shotgun sequence contains:
- the pagr1 gene encoding PAXIP1-associated glutamate-rich protein 1, whose translation is MQSVAEGLESLGVGDKKETESAREGKVEVDKERDEPVEEETETNEETENDGERKVSDKEEATEDGYDQEMKDDGKQESVNTEQEEEEWEVPCSDEEIEDPKNWTPPPLEVKRLYEILAKGDGLELNWIPLPRRPLTPQYTPSPERDAGDSEEEREKEERQRKIPSPTEFDFDDEPSLTTPKNTYINRRRLPGSSGRSTVRREARLDKVLSDMKRHRKMEEHILRTGRDLFRTERGRPGDAGGRLSPNSQKEREKERERDSDPSAIFSPRQRRY
- the mvp gene encoding major vault protein isoform X1, whose protein sequence is MSQRRSGNKASEDMDTQVEQSIIRIPPHHYIHVLDQNTNIARVEVGPRTYIRQDNERVLFAPLRMTMVPPRHYCVVLNPVVRDDQGQVQFDQLGQAKLRHADLEIRLAQDPFPLYPGEQIQQDVTPLQIVFPNTALRLQALLDFEDEDDEKRLAGDEWLFEGPGTYIPRKEVEVLETVKATVIRENQAIRLRARKEGTDRGGVHRVTGEEWMVKKVGAYLPGVYEEVMDIVNAFILTDKKALHVRALRPFRDAGGRERRTGEEWLVTVADREAHIPSVAEEVVGVVDVTTLSSRQYCVILDPVGGDGKPQLGQRKVVKGERSFFLQPGEHLENGIQDIYILSAEEGLVLRALEAFMDTEAVEVGGDSGEGEEDELKEEGVSQSKKGGVVRRPGDRWMLQGPIEYVPPVTVEVLMRRQAIPLDENEGIYVRDIRTGKVRAVIGHTYILTQDEELWEKELPDKVETLLGSGRDALADRSHRGGPNEDRMPRDKTRVVSYRVPHNAAVQVYDYREKTARVVFGPEMVMLGPDEQFTVLSLSGDKPKRPNVIKALCLLLGPDFCTDIITIETADHARLQLQLSYNWHFDIKPQSDPAQAATLFSVPDFVGDACKAIASRVRGAVASVQFDDFHKNSNRIICTAVFGFDDKLAVRPNLRFSQNGLVISSVDIQSVEPVDQRTRDALQKSVQLAIEITTNSQEATARHEAERLEQEAKGRLERQKIMDQAEAERARKELLELEALSAAVESTGAAKAEAQSRAEAARIQGEAAVEEAKLKVEALRIEGEAELARLAKAREQELNYKLQLNQQEWQKQEKLAQIEMVRFKDMMQSLGADTLKEMSRAGPELQVKLLQSLGLKSTLITDGSAPINLFSTASGLLGNLQGKVE
- the mvp gene encoding major vault protein isoform X2; amino-acid sequence: MSQRRSGNKASEDMDTQVEQSIIRIPPHHYIHVLDQNTNIARVEVGPRTYIRQDNERVLFAPLRMTMVPPRHYCVVLNPVVRDDQGQVQFDQLGQAKLRHADLEIRLAQDPFPLYPGEQIQQDVTPLQIVFPNTALRLQALLDFEDEDDEKRLAGDEWLFEGPGTYIPRKEVEVLETVKATVIRENQAIRLRARKEGTDRGGVHRVTGEEWMVKKVGAYLPGVYEEVMDIVNAFILTDKKALHVRALRPFRDAGGRERRTGEEWLVTVADREAHIPSVAEEVVGVVDVTTLSSRQYCVILDPVGGDGKPQLGQRKVVKGERSFFLQPGEHLENGIQDIYILSAEEGLVLRALEAFMDTEAVEEDELKEEGVSQSKKGGVVRRPGDRWMLQGPIEYVPPVTVEVLMRRQAIPLDENEGIYVRDIRTGKVRAVIGHTYILTQDEELWEKELPDKVETLLGSGRDALADRSHRGGPNEDRMPRDKTRVVSYRVPHNAAVQVYDYREKTARVVFGPEMVMLGPDEQFTVLSLSGDKPKRPNVIKALCLLLGPDFCTDIITIETADHARLQLQLSYNWHFDIKPQSDPAQAATLFSVPDFVGDACKAIASRVRGAVASVQFDDFHKNSNRIICTAVFGFDDKLAVRPNLRFSQNGLVISSVDIQSVEPVDQRTRDALQKSVQLAIEITTNSQEATARHEAERLEQEAKGRLERQKIMDQAEAERARKELLELEALSAAVESTGAAKAEAQSRAEAARIQGEAAVEEAKLKVEALRIEGEAELARLAKAREQELNYKLQLNQQEWQKQEKLAQIEMVRFKDMMQSLGADTLKEMSRAGPELQVKLLQSLGLKSTLITDGSAPINLFSTASGLLGNLQGKVE